Proteins encoded within one genomic window of Melospiza georgiana isolate bMelGeo1 chromosome 24, bMelGeo1.pri, whole genome shotgun sequence:
- the WDTC1 gene encoding WD and tetratricopeptide repeats protein 1: MLGCTAALATASLGLPHCKKMAKANITRDIIHRQIKERGALGFERHYHVTDPFIRRLGLEAELQGHSGCVNCLEWNEKGDLLASGSDDQHTIVWDPLHHKKLLSMHTGHTANIFSVKFLPHSGDRILITGAADSKVHVHDLTVKETVHMFGDHTNRVKRIATAPMWPNTFWSAAEDGLIRQYDLRENSKRSEVLIDLTEYCGQLVEAKCLTVNPQDNNYLAVGASGPFVRLYDIRMIHNHRKSMKQSPSAGVHTFCDRQKPLPDGAAQYYVAGHLPVKLPDYNNRLRVLVATYVTFSPDGTELLVNMGGEQVYLFDLTYKQRPYTFLLPKKCHTSGEVQNGKTSTNGVSNGIHLHSNGFRLAEGRAHVSPQVELPPYLERIKQQANEAFACQLWTQAIQLYSKAVQKAPNNAMLYGNRAAAYMKRKWDGDHYDALRDCLKAISLNPCHLKAHFRLARCLFELKYVAEALECLDDFKGKFPEQAHSSACDALDRDINAALFSKSDNAEDKKGGGPIRLRATGRKDSISEDEMVLRERSYDYKFRYCGHCNTTTDIKEANFFGSNAQYIVSGSDDGSFFIWEKETTNLVRVLQGDESIVNCLQPHPSYCFLATSGIDPVVRLWNPRPESETLNGRVVVDMEGASQANQRRMNADPLEVMLLNMGYRITGLTSAGAAGSDDEDSSEGQVQCRPS; this comes from the exons ATGCTTGGATGCACAGCAGCTCTTGCCACTGCTTCTCTTGGTCTGCCCCACTGCAAGAAGATGGCAAAAGCCAACATCACCAGAGACATCATCCACAGGCAGATCAAG gagaggggagCGCTGGGCTTCGAGCGCCACTACCACGTCACCGACCCCTTCATCCGCCgcctggggctggaggctgagctgcag GGTCACTCTGGGTGTGTCAACTGTCTGGAATGGAATGAAAAAGGAGA CTTGTTGGCCTCTGGCTCTGATGACCAGCATACCATTGTGTGGGATCCTCTGCACCACAAGAAACTCCTTTCTATGCACACAGGACACACTGCAAACATCTTTTCTGTCAAG TTCCTGCCGCACTCGGGGGATCGGATCCTCATCACGGGAGCTGCAGATTCCAAGGTGCACGTCCATGACCTGACTGTCAAGGAGACCGTGCACATGTTTGGAGATCACACCAACAGAGTGAAGCGCATTGCCACGGCGCCCATGTGGCCAAACACCTTCTGGAGTGCAGCAGAAGATGGCTTAATCAG GCAGTACGACCTGCGGGAGAACAGCAAACGCTCCGAGGTCCTGATAGACCTGACTGAGTACTGTGGGCAGCTGGTGGAGGCCAAGTGCCTGACAGTGAACCCCCAGGACAACAATTACCTGGCCGTGGGGGCCAGCGGGCCCTTTGTGCGGCTCTACGACATCCGCATGATCCACAACCACAG GAAAAGCATGAAGCAGAGCCCCTCAGCTGGCGTGCACACGTTCTGTGACCGGCAGAAGCCCCTCCCGGACGGGGCGGCTCAGTACTACGTGGCAG GGCACCTCCCAGTGAAGCTCCCAGACTACAACAACAGGCTGAGGGTCCTGGTGGCCACGTACGTCACCTTCAGCCCCGATGGCACTGAGCTCCTGGTGAACATGGGGGGGGAGCAG gtCTATTTGTTTGATCTGACATACAAACAGCGACCATACACTTTTCTCCTCCCAAAGAAGTGCCACACTTCAGGGG AAGTGCAGAATGGCAAAACCTCAACCAATGGAGTGTCCAATGGGATCCATCTGCACAGCAACGGCTTCCGCCTGGCCGAGGGCAGGGCGCACGTGAG cccccaggtgGAGCTGCCCCCGTACCTGGAGAGGATCAAGCAGCAAGCCAACGAGGCCTTTGCGTGCCAGCTGTGGACACAGGCCATCCAGCTGTACAGCAAGGCTGTGCAGAAGGCCCCCAACAACGCCATGCTCTACGggaacagagctgctgcctaCATGAAGCGCAAGTG GGATGGGGACCATTACGATGCTCTGAGGGACTGCTTGAAGGCCATATCCCTAAATCCTTGCCACCTGAAGGCCCATTTCCGCCTGGCCCGCTGCCTCTTTGAGCTCAAGTACGTGGCAGAAGCACTGGAGTGTCTGGATGACTTTAAAGGGAAGTTTCCAGAACAAGCACACAGCAGTGCCTGCGATGCACTAGACAGGGACATCAATGCTGCCCTCTTCTCCAAGAGTGATAACg CTGAGGACAAGAAGGGGGGAGGCCCCATCCGGCTGCGCGCCACGGGCCGCAAGGACTCCATCTCTGAGGACGAGATGGTGCTGAGGGAGCGCAGCTACGACTACAAATTCCGGTACTGCGGCCACTGCAACACCACCACGGACATCAAGGAGGCCAATTTCTTTGGCAG CAACGCCCAGTACATCGTCAGCGGCTCGGACGATGGCTCCTTCTTCATCTGGGAGAAGGAAACCACCAACCTGGTGCGTGTGCTGCAGGGGGACGAGTCCATTGTGAACTGCCTCCAGCCTCATCCCAGCTACTGCTTCCTGGCCACCAGCGGCATCGACCCGGTCGTGCGGCTCTGGAACCCCAGGCCGGAG AGCGAGACCCTCAACGGGCGCGTGGTGGTGGACATGGAAGGTGCTTCCCAGGCCAACCAGCGGCGCATGAACGCGGACCCGCTGGAGGTGATGCTGCTCAACATGGGCTACAGGATCACGGGACTGACcagcgctggggctgcaggctcAGACGACGAAGACAGCTCAGAGGGGCAGGTCCAGTGCCGGCCCAGCTAA